The following coding sequences lie in one Capnocytophaga stomatis genomic window:
- a CDS encoding MGH1-like glycoside hydrolase domain-containing protein, producing MISESAENKRIKEKDRKEKEWLRWGPYLSERQWGTVREDYSANGDAWNYISHDDARSRTYRWGEDGLAGICDNFCNICLSVALWNGKDSILKERLYGLSNNQGNHGEDVKELYYYLDNTPTHSYMKYLYKYPQNAFPYEALERINAERGLQDAEFELPETGAFDENAYFDVQVEYAKCTENDIFMKITVTNQGKETAPLTLLPTLLMRNYWSFIDVEQKPKISLRKNECGYFTEVENKSVGTFFLYFDKADKHLFTENETNDEKIHQHTNDHPFKKDLFHEAVISGDFTLATQNQEGTKFSPMYCFEIAPKEQKIVFLRLTNQQQENPFLEAEKLFEQREQECEIFYRNLLNSSNEELYLIQKQAFSGLLWNKQYYYYDIEQWLEGDPKQPKPPHQRWNGRNAEWLTLRNNDILLMPDKWEYPWYASWDSAFHCVSMAAIDAQFAKEQLLLFNKEWYMRPNGQIPAYEWNFSDVNPPVQPWATLMVYNIDRERTGKPDISFLKRMFNKLTVNFTWWVNRLDSTDNNVFEGGFLGLDNIGVFDRSQGIPGVKLLEQVDGTAWMALYCLCMLKISLEISKEDETYEEMAIKFFGHFVHIAKALNHMNQENKGIWDEDEGFFYDKIIFEDGGSKLIKVRSVVGMLALMAVLHIDAETLEKLPRLKRSFSWFERYRMSKLRHPIIQTSEKDQSILLSLVPKNRIRRLMRALIDEKEFLSTYGIRSLSKIYETPFTVPLEGNDYQIAYDPAESTSNLFGGNSNWRGPIWFPINYILIDALRELHTFFEDTRFEFPTGNEDNKLSFDEIADELSKRLINIFRENSDGNRPVNRLYSELYQRPEFKNLILFYEYFHGDNGRGVGASHQTGWTALVANLIDETFRQQPSC from the coding sequence CAGAAAAGAAAAGGAATGGCTCCGTTGGGGACCTTATCTCAGTGAACGCCAGTGGGGAACTGTACGTGAGGATTATAGTGCAAACGGAGATGCTTGGAATTACATTTCCCACGATGATGCTCGTAGCCGCACTTATCGTTGGGGCGAGGACGGATTAGCAGGAATTTGCGATAATTTTTGTAATATCTGTCTTTCCGTAGCCTTGTGGAACGGCAAGGACTCCATCTTGAAAGAACGACTTTATGGGCTGAGCAATAATCAGGGCAATCACGGGGAGGATGTTAAAGAATTGTACTATTATTTGGACAATACTCCTACGCATTCTTATATGAAGTATCTGTACAAGTACCCGCAAAATGCGTTTCCGTATGAGGCTTTGGAGAGAATTAATGCCGAGAGAGGTCTGCAAGATGCTGAATTTGAGCTTCCTGAAACAGGAGCTTTTGATGAAAATGCGTATTTTGATGTGCAGGTAGAGTATGCAAAATGTACTGAAAATGACATTTTTATGAAAATAACGGTGACAAATCAAGGGAAAGAAACCGCTCCTTTGACGCTGTTGCCCACGCTTTTGATGAGGAATTATTGGAGTTTCATTGATGTGGAGCAAAAGCCAAAAATCAGTTTGCGTAAGAATGAATGTGGTTATTTTACAGAGGTAGAAAATAAATCTGTTGGGACGTTTTTCCTATATTTCGACAAGGCTGATAAGCATCTTTTTACTGAAAATGAGACCAATGATGAAAAGATTCACCAACATACAAATGACCATCCTTTCAAAAAAGATTTATTTCACGAAGCAGTAATTTCCGGAGATTTCACTCTGGCAACTCAAAATCAGGAAGGTACAAAATTTTCACCAATGTACTGTTTTGAAATAGCTCCGAAAGAACAGAAAATTGTCTTTTTGCGACTCACAAACCAACAGCAGGAAAATCCATTTTTGGAAGCTGAAAAATTGTTTGAGCAACGTGAGCAAGAATGTGAAATCTTTTACAGAAATCTCCTTAATTCCTCCAACGAAGAATTGTATTTGATTCAAAAACAGGCTTTTTCAGGATTGCTATGGAACAAACAATATTATTATTACGATATTGAACAATGGTTGGAGGGCGACCCAAAACAACCAAAACCTCCCCACCAGCGTTGGAATGGACGAAATGCCGAATGGCTAACGTTACGCAATAATGACATTTTGCTTATGCCCGACAAATGGGAATATCCTTGGTATGCCTCTTGGGATTCTGCTTTCCATTGTGTTAGTATGGCAGCGATTGATGCACAATTTGCTAAGGAACAACTTTTATTGTTCAATAAGGAATGGTATATGCGTCCTAACGGGCAAATTCCTGCCTACGAGTGGAATTTCAGTGATGTTAATCCGCCGGTGCAGCCTTGGGCAACTCTTATGGTTTACAACATTGATAGAGAGAGAACTGGAAAGCCGGATATAAGTTTTCTCAAACGTATGTTCAATAAACTGACTGTGAACTTCACTTGGTGGGTAAATCGTTTGGATAGCACGGATAATAATGTTTTTGAAGGAGGATTTTTGGGGCTGGATAATATTGGTGTTTTTGACCGTAGCCAAGGTATTCCCGGAGTGAAACTTTTAGAGCAGGTAGATGGTACCGCGTGGATGGCTTTGTACTGCCTTTGTATGCTGAAAATCAGTTTGGAAATATCTAAAGAAGATGAAACGTATGAGGAAATGGCTATCAAGTTTTTCGGGCATTTCGTTCATATCGCCAAAGCCTTAAACCATATGAATCAGGAGAATAAAGGTATTTGGGACGAAGATGAAGGTTTCTTTTATGATAAAATTATTTTTGAAGATGGAGGTTCCAAACTTATCAAAGTTCGTTCTGTGGTAGGAATGTTGGCTTTGATGGCTGTGCTTCATATTGATGCGGAAACATTGGAAAAACTCCCAAGGTTAAAAAGAAGTTTTTCGTGGTTTGAGAGATACAGAATGAGCAAGTTAAGGCATCCGATTATTCAAACTTCCGAAAAAGATCAAAGCATTTTATTGTCGTTGGTGCCTAAAAACCGCATCCGAAGGTTAATGCGTGCCCTCATTGATGAAAAAGAGTTTTTAAGCACGTACGGCATTCGCTCACTTTCCAAAATATATGAAACTCCTTTTACGGTTCCGTTGGAAGGTAATGATTATCAGATTGCTTACGACCCAGCTGAGTCCACAAGTAATTTATTCGGAGGGAATAGCAATTGGAGAGGACCTATTTGGTTTCCAATAAATTATATTTTGATAGATGCTTTAAGGGAATTGCACACATTTTTTGAAGATACTCGTTTTGAGTTTCCAACAGGAAATGAAGATAATAAGCTGAGTTTTGACGAGATAGCAGATGAACTAAGCAAACGCTTGATAAATATTTTCCGTGAGAATTCAGATGGGAATCGTCCGGTAAATCGTTTGTATTCTGAATTGTATCAACGTCCTGAGTTTAAGAATTTGATTCTTTTCTATGAGTATTTTCACGGAGATAACGGCAGGGGAGTTGGAGCTTCTCACCAAACCGGTTGGACAGCTTTAGTTGCCAACTTAATTGATGAAACCTTCAGGCAACAGCCATCTTGCTAA
- the hemN gene encoding oxygen-independent coproporphyrinogen III oxidase — MAISLIQKYNVAGPRYTSYPTVPYWDNLSFSNEKWIESLKRSFAESNRSEGISLYIHLPFCESLCTFCGCHKRITKRHEVETPYVDAVLKEWKLYLDILKERPLIKEVHLGGGTPTFFKPEELKRLLEGIFETAEIAENKAFSFEGHPNNTTKEHLQTLFDLGFDRVSYGVQDYSPKVQKAIHRVQPFENVEKVTQWAREIGYQSISHDLVFGLPFQTLEDVLFTIDKTNQLRPDRIAFYSYAHVPWIKGSGQRGFDESNLPSGDEKRLLYETGKKHLINAGYAEIGMDHFSLPSDSMYKSFENNNLHRNFMGYTASKTQVMIGLGMSAIGDSWYGFAQNEKDLDDYYARIERNEIPVFRGHILNEEDLIIRRHILNLMCHFNTSWEENSMYFPEIEIVTKRLSEMVSDGLIRITDKKIEVTDAGKPFVRNVCMAFDLRLQRNIPNTKIFSMTV; from the coding sequence ATGGCAATATCGCTCATACAAAAATACAACGTTGCGGGACCACGTTATACGAGTTATCCAACGGTTCCATATTGGGATAATCTTTCTTTTTCTAATGAAAAATGGATAGAAAGTCTCAAAAGGTCTTTTGCGGAAAGTAATCGTTCTGAGGGCATCAGTTTGTATATACACCTCCCTTTTTGCGAGAGTTTATGTACATTTTGCGGTTGTCACAAACGCATTACCAAGCGTCACGAAGTGGAAACCCCGTATGTTGACGCTGTACTGAAAGAGTGGAAGTTGTATCTTGATATTTTGAAAGAGCGACCACTTATTAAAGAAGTTCATTTAGGAGGTGGAACGCCTACGTTTTTCAAACCTGAGGAATTGAAACGCTTGCTTGAGGGGATTTTTGAAACTGCTGAAATTGCAGAAAATAAAGCCTTTAGCTTTGAAGGACATCCGAATAACACTACGAAGGAACATCTGCAAACGTTGTTTGATTTGGGATTCGACCGCGTTAGTTATGGTGTTCAGGATTATTCCCCAAAGGTACAGAAAGCGATTCATCGTGTTCAGCCCTTTGAAAATGTAGAAAAAGTGACACAATGGGCGAGGGAAATTGGGTATCAATCAATTAGCCACGATTTGGTTTTCGGTTTACCTTTCCAAACCCTTGAAGATGTTCTTTTTACTATTGATAAAACTAATCAACTTCGTCCTGACCGTATTGCGTTTTACAGTTATGCACACGTGCCGTGGATTAAAGGCAGCGGACAAAGAGGATTTGACGAAAGCAACCTGCCTTCGGGTGACGAAAAACGATTGCTGTACGAAACAGGAAAGAAGCATTTGATTAACGCAGGGTATGCCGAAATTGGTATGGATCATTTCTCCCTACCTTCCGATTCGATGTATAAATCTTTTGAAAACAATAACTTACATCGAAACTTTATGGGATACACGGCTTCCAAAACGCAAGTAATGATTGGCTTGGGAATGTCGGCAATAGGCGATAGTTGGTACGGTTTTGCTCAGAACGAAAAAGATTTGGATGATTATTACGCTCGAATAGAACGTAATGAAATTCCTGTTTTTAGAGGACATATTTTGAATGAGGAAGATTTAATCATCCGCAGACATATTTTGAATTTGATGTGTCATTTCAATACATCTTGGGAAGAAAATTCAATGTATTTTCCTGAAATAGAAATCGTAACAAAACGATTAAGTGAGATGGTCAGCGATGGTTTAATCCGCATTACCGATAAAAAAATCGAAGTAACCGATGCAGGAAAACCTTTCGTAAGAAATGTGTGTATGGCATTTGATTTAAGGTTACAACGCAATATTCCGAACACAAAAATATTTAGTATGACAGTGTAA
- a CDS encoding LTA synthase family protein: protein MRGSLGVFTLQRDHTNVSSNTFINSLCYNAAYALRFAYVELEENHINPDIEKTLQNSGFSSFNQVKEAYQQPDSNLFDSEMYARTQENDFLKKNPPNVIFFLMESMSNHYFELHSEKLNLLGDLAPLLSDLYYFKNCLSSHNGTIGSLENLMINTPKGIVAQSPYFDVSFSSSVAKPFKEQGYETMFITGANPSWRNVDNFIKHQDFDVIEGSSHIINKIPNAETFAWGVHDGYLFDYIAERLRTPSEKPRFIFSLTVSNHTPYEVPLHYKPYPIDIKALEETIRVDKQMASDNFYAHQYAASQLAKFIRFIKDSPLGKNTIIAITGDHNIRQVFEYDNENAFLRRSIPILFYVPDAYKPLFFDENIIASHKDIFPTLFHLSLSNQKYVYSGDNMFSESLSYRFGVNDYNFIADSLGVLSVESQKPLYFTWKDEKKRKLTPDNSDNPHAQFMLNKLRSFETLQTLKIYTDIKNQKK, encoded by the coding sequence ATGCGTGGAAGTTTGGGAGTTTTTACGCTTCAACGCGACCATACCAACGTAAGTTCAAATACTTTTATCAATTCACTTTGCTATAATGCAGCGTATGCTTTACGGTTTGCCTACGTTGAGCTTGAAGAAAATCACATTAATCCTGATATTGAAAAAACCTTACAAAATAGCGGATTCAGCAGTTTCAATCAAGTAAAAGAAGCATATCAACAACCTGATAGTAACCTATTTGATTCTGAAATGTACGCGAGAACTCAAGAAAATGACTTCTTGAAAAAGAATCCTCCAAACGTTATTTTCTTTCTGATGGAAAGTATGAGCAATCATTATTTTGAGTTACATTCCGAAAAATTGAACTTATTAGGTGATTTAGCCCCTTTGTTGTCTGATTTATATTACTTTAAGAATTGTTTATCTTCTCACAACGGAACGATTGGTTCATTAGAGAACTTAATGATTAACACACCGAAGGGAATTGTAGCTCAGTCGCCGTATTTTGATGTTTCCTTCTCATCATCTGTTGCAAAGCCCTTTAAAGAGCAAGGATATGAAACTATGTTTATTACCGGAGCGAACCCTTCGTGGAGGAATGTGGACAATTTCATTAAGCATCAAGACTTTGATGTTATCGAAGGAAGCTCTCATATAATTAATAAAATCCCTAATGCGGAAACCTTTGCTTGGGGTGTGCACGACGGATATCTCTTTGATTATATTGCTGAAAGATTACGTACTCCTTCTGAAAAGCCACGTTTCATTTTCTCATTAACTGTAAGCAATCATACGCCTTATGAAGTACCTTTACATTACAAGCCTTATCCCATTGACATAAAAGCTCTTGAAGAAACTATCCGAGTGGACAAGCAAATGGCATCAGACAACTTTTATGCTCATCAATATGCAGCGTCGCAATTAGCAAAATTCATCCGATTTATTAAAGATTCTCCTTTAGGAAAGAATACGATTATTGCTATAACCGGCGACCATAACATCCGACAAGTTTTTGAATACGACAATGAGAATGCTTTTCTCCGACGAAGTATTCCGATACTTTTCTACGTTCCGGATGCTTATAAACCTTTGTTCTTTGATGAAAATATTATTGCTTCGCATAAAGATATCTTCCCTACATTATTTCATTTGAGCCTTTCCAATCAAAAATATGTGTACTCGGGAGATAATATGTTTTCAGAATCTTTGAGTTATCGCTTCGGTGTAAATGATTATAACTTCATTGCAGATTCTCTCGGAGTGCTTTCTGTAGAAAGTCAAAAGCCTTTATATTTCACTTGGAAGGACGAAAAGAAACGCAAACTTACTCCTGACAATTCTGATAATCCACACGCACAATTTATGTTAAACAAACTGAGAAGTTTTGAAACTTTACAAACCCTCAAAATTTACACTGACATCAAAAATCAAAAAAAGTAA
- a CDS encoding HU family DNA-binding protein, which produces MPVKFKAIQKQNPQKRSEPAKWYPHAIGDGETTLQDLANYASSVSTVSKGDILAVLETILTKVSADLSEGRIVRVGEYFTLQMGLTGLPSEKEEEVNASKVKSCHILFRPGKMLSDMIKLATFKKL; this is translated from the coding sequence ATGCCGGTAAAATTTAAAGCAATTCAGAAACAAAACCCACAGAAACGCAGTGAACCTGCAAAGTGGTATCCGCACGCAATAGGTGATGGAGAAACAACCCTGCAAGACTTAGCCAATTACGCTTCGTCTGTTTCCACAGTATCTAAAGGAGATATTTTGGCAGTGCTCGAAACAATCTTAACAAAAGTAAGTGCAGACCTCTCTGAAGGACGCATCGTACGTGTGGGAGAGTACTTTACCTTACAAATGGGACTAACGGGGCTTCCTTCTGAAAAAGAAGAGGAAGTGAATGCAAGCAAAGTGAAGAGTTGTCATATTCTCTTTCGTCCCGGAAAAATGTTAAGCGATATGATTAAGCTTGCAACCTTTAAGAAATTATAA
- the cysS gene encoding cysteine--tRNA ligase: MQALKIYNSLTGEKEKFKPLKEGHVGMYVCGPTVYSNVHLGNCRTFMSFDLIFRYLKHIGYKIRYVRNITDAGHLTDDGDVNNDRFVKQSRLEKLEPMEIVQKYTVDFHKVLEMFNTLPPTIEPTATGHILEQIQLTEKLIKDGFAYESNGSVYFDVQAYNQRGLNYGELSRRNIEELFANTRDLDGQSEKRNPQDFALWKKASPAHIMRWASPWGDGFPGWHLECTAMSTKYLGERFDIHGGGLDLKFPHHECEIAQGKAANGESPVRYWMHANMLTMNGQRMSKSTGNYILPMQLVSGENDFFEKPFKPSVVRFCFMQAHYRSVLDISNEAMLAAEKGFTRLMEAVKTLSSLPSAQNSSFDVKNWKDECYQAMNDDFNSPILIAQLFEGVRVINLVKDGKETLTEADLRELETTFNAFVFDVLGLKDEQQSAENNDKLDGVIQMLIQMRMEARANKDWALSDKIRNELATLGINLKDGKEGTTYSIN; this comes from the coding sequence ATGCAAGCACTAAAAATATACAACTCACTTACGGGCGAAAAGGAAAAGTTTAAACCTTTAAAAGAAGGACACGTCGGGATGTACGTCTGCGGACCTACCGTTTACAGTAACGTACATTTGGGAAACTGCCGAACCTTTATGTCTTTCGACTTAATATTCAGATACTTGAAACACATCGGATATAAGATTCGCTATGTGCGAAACATCACCGATGCCGGACATCTTACTGATGATGGCGACGTAAATAACGACCGATTCGTGAAACAATCCCGATTGGAGAAGTTAGAACCAATGGAAATCGTGCAAAAATATACGGTGGATTTCCATAAAGTATTGGAAATGTTCAACACATTGCCACCGACCATCGAGCCGACTGCCACGGGGCATATCCTCGAACAAATACAACTAACCGAAAAACTCATCAAGGACGGTTTCGCCTACGAAAGTAACGGTTCGGTGTACTTCGACGTGCAAGCCTACAATCAACGCGGACTAAATTACGGAGAGCTTTCACGCAGAAATATAGAGGAACTGTTCGCTAACACACGCGATTTGGACGGACAGAGTGAAAAACGCAACCCGCAGGACTTCGCCCTCTGGAAAAAAGCCTCGCCTGCTCATATTATGCGATGGGCTTCGCCTTGGGGAGATGGTTTTCCGGGCTGGCATTTGGAGTGTACCGCAATGAGCACTAAGTATTTAGGTGAGCGTTTTGACATTCACGGAGGCGGATTGGATTTGAAATTCCCACATCACGAGTGCGAAATTGCTCAGGGAAAAGCCGCCAACGGAGAAAGTCCGGTTCGTTATTGGATGCACGCCAATATGCTGACAATGAATGGGCAACGAATGAGCAAATCCACAGGAAATTACATATTGCCAATGCAGCTTGTTTCGGGAGAAAACGACTTTTTCGAAAAACCATTTAAACCATCGGTGGTGCGATTCTGCTTTATGCAAGCTCACTATCGAAGTGTTTTGGACATTTCCAACGAGGCAATGCTCGCCGCCGAAAAGGGCTTTACCCGACTTATGGAGGCGGTAAAAACACTTTCGTCCTTGCCTTCTGCTCAGAACTCTTCGTTCGATGTAAAAAATTGGAAGGACGAATGTTATCAAGCGATGAATGATGATTTCAATAGCCCTATTCTCATTGCACAACTTTTTGAGGGCGTTCGTGTTATTAACCTCGTAAAAGACGGGAAAGAGACGCTGACCGAAGCCGACCTTCGTGAGTTGGAAACTACTTTCAACGCCTTTGTTTTCGACGTATTAGGACTGAAAGACGAGCAACAATCCGCTGAGAATAACGATAAATTGGACGGTGTAATCCAAATGCTAATACAGATGCGTATGGAAGCTCGTGCGAATAAAGACTGGGCTTTGTCCGATAAAATCCGTAATGAGCTTGCTACTCTTGGCATAAATCTTAAGGACGGAAAAGAAGGAACAACCTATTCTATTAATTAA
- a CDS encoding MbnP family protein, protein MKELKSLLLVLVSVLVVSCEKDEPNQVVDETGKVFLEFQNVYQDVPFELLSDYTTPPPMDQKINCSRFTYIVSDISLVNDKGEEVKYHHTNPDKGAFLLVQHKNEMPKKIELKGIPAGTYTKIKLRVGLSNAAWKLGENQQKAFWNASKAAEMTWDSWAKGYKHLNFEGTWGEEGKAFSVQIGNIPSENKERSVELTLPLPESLILEKGKTKDIRFEVNASNIFGGKNKILLTSENAVVGSSNEDMITKIMENISTVVFKAASVY, encoded by the coding sequence ATGAAAGAATTAAAAAGCCTATTGTTAGTTTTGGTTTCTGTTTTGGTTGTTTCTTGCGAAAAAGATGAACCAAATCAAGTTGTTGATGAAACAGGAAAAGTATTTTTAGAGTTTCAGAATGTTTATCAAGATGTTCCTTTTGAGCTACTTAGTGACTACACGACTCCTCCGCCAATGGATCAGAAAATTAATTGCTCGCGTTTTACATACATCGTTAGTGATATTTCGCTTGTGAATGACAAAGGAGAAGAAGTGAAATATCATCACACAAATCCTGATAAGGGAGCTTTCTTGCTGGTACAACATAAAAATGAAATGCCCAAAAAGATTGAGTTAAAAGGAATTCCGGCTGGGACTTATACCAAAATTAAATTAAGAGTAGGGCTTTCCAACGCAGCTTGGAAATTGGGAGAAAACCAACAAAAAGCATTTTGGAATGCATCAAAGGCAGCAGAAATGACTTGGGATAGCTGGGCAAAAGGCTACAAACATTTGAATTTTGAAGGAACTTGGGGAGAAGAAGGAAAAGCGTTTAGTGTGCAAATAGGAAACATTCCTTCCGAAAATAAGGAAAGGTCGGTTGAATTGACATTGCCTCTGCCCGAAAGTTTGATTCTCGAAAAAGGAAAAACAAAAGATATACGCTTTGAAGTGAATGCAAGTAACATATTTGGCGGTAAGAATAAAATATTGTTAACCTCTGAAAATGCAGTTGTTGGCAGTTCAAATGAAGATATGATTACCAAAATTATGGAAAATATTTCGACTGTGGTTTTTAAAGCCGCATCGGTTTACTAA
- a CDS encoding succinate dehydrogenase cytochrome b subunit, whose product MAALFKTSIARKVAMALSALFLIVFLVIHLAVNFTSVFSADLFNDLSHFMGTNPLVQGVMQPILMLGVIFHFVMGFVLELQNRKARGANAYARYNGAANSTWMSRNMIYSGMFILIFLGIHLVDFWVHEMTVKYVEGDMSGMIDGEYRYYADLVEKMSETWRVIAYCAGFVFLFLHLIHGFQSSFQSMGWKDDKRKKFISKVGNIYSFVICGGFVFVALFHYFNHLLGK is encoded by the coding sequence ATGGCAGCACTATTTAAAACATCTATTGCTCGAAAGGTGGCGATGGCGTTATCGGCACTTTTCCTGATTGTCTTTTTGGTGATACACTTGGCGGTGAATTTTACTTCGGTTTTTAGTGCCGATTTGTTCAACGACTTATCACATTTTATGGGAACAAATCCGTTGGTTCAAGGTGTAATGCAACCCATTCTGATGTTGGGAGTTATCTTCCACTTCGTGATGGGTTTTGTTTTGGAACTCCAAAACCGAAAAGCACGCGGAGCTAATGCGTATGCCCGTTATAATGGAGCGGCAAACTCCACTTGGATGTCCCGAAATATGATTTACAGCGGGATGTTCATTCTTATCTTCTTAGGAATTCACTTGGTGGATTTCTGGGTTCACGAAATGACCGTGAAATACGTAGAAGGAGATATGAGCGGAATGATTGACGGAGAGTACCGTTATTATGCCGACTTGGTTGAAAAAATGTCCGAAACTTGGCGAGTAATTGCCTACTGTGCTGGTTTTGTGTTCCTTTTCCTCCACTTGATTCACGGATTTCAATCTTCTTTTCAGTCAATGGGATGGAAGGATGACAAACGCAAAAAATTCATCAGCAAGGTGGGTAATATCTATTCATTTGTGATTTGTGGCGGATTTGTTTTCGTTGCTTTGTTCCATTATTTTAATCATTTATTAGGGAAATAA
- a CDS encoding fumarate reductase/succinate dehydrogenase flavoprotein subunit — translation MKKLDSKIPEGPIAEKWTKHKNKINLVNPANKRNIDIIVVGTGLAGGSAAATLAELGYNVKAFAYQDSPRRAHSIAAQGGINAAKNYMGDGDSNYRLFYDTVKGGDFRAREANVYRLAEVSGNIIDQCVAQGVPLARDYGGLLDNRSFGGTQVSRTFYAKGQTGQQLLLGAYSAMNRQIARGKIDMYNRHEMLDVVVVDGKARGIIARDLVTGEVERHSAHAVVIATGGYGNVYFLSTNAMGCNGTAAWKTHKRGAFFANPCFTQIHPTCIPRSGDYQSKLTLMSESLRNDGRIWVPKNMDDVYAIREGRKKPTEIAEQDRDYYLERRYPAFGNLAPRDIASRAAKERCDAGYGVNATGEAVYLDFSSAIERYGREQCKIHGIENPSKEEIIKRGEKIIEAKYGNLFQMYEKIVDENPYKTPMMIYPATHYTMGGIWVDYNLMTTIPGCYCIGEANFSDHGANRLGASALMQGLADGYFVLPYTIGDYLAADIRTGKISTDLPEFVEAERVVKERLAFFINNKGTNSVDYYHKKLGKVMWDKVGMARNAQGLREAIQEIREIREDFWKNVKVTGELTGMNTELEKAGRVADFLELGELFAKDALERNESCGGHFREEYQTPDGEALRDDEHYAYVAAWEYTGNPNEVKCTYNPSEEIMHKEELEFKDIKLAQRSYK, via the coding sequence ATGAAGAAATTAGATTCTAAAATTCCAGAAGGTCCTATCGCTGAGAAATGGACAAAACATAAAAATAAAATCAACTTGGTAAACCCTGCCAACAAGCGTAATATTGATATTATTGTAGTGGGAACGGGGCTTGCGGGAGGTTCTGCTGCGGCTACATTGGCTGAATTGGGCTATAACGTAAAGGCGTTCGCTTATCAAGATTCGCCACGTCGTGCTCACTCTATCGCTGCACAAGGAGGTATCAACGCTGCCAAAAACTATATGGGTGATGGCGATTCTAACTACCGACTTTTTTACGATACTGTAAAAGGAGGTGACTTCCGTGCCCGTGAAGCCAACGTATATCGCTTGGCAGAAGTATCAGGAAATATCATCGACCAATGTGTGGCTCAGGGAGTTCCGTTGGCTCGTGATTATGGAGGATTGTTGGACAACCGTTCGTTTGGAGGGACGCAAGTTTCCCGTACTTTCTATGCAAAGGGACAGACAGGACAACAGCTTTTGCTTGGAGCATATTCAGCAATGAACCGACAAATAGCTCGTGGAAAAATTGATATGTACAATCGTCACGAAATGTTGGATGTTGTGGTAGTTGACGGCAAGGCTCGTGGAATTATTGCTCGTGATTTGGTTACAGGTGAAGTAGAACGCCATTCAGCTCATGCTGTGGTAATTGCAACGGGAGGTTACGGAAACGTATATTTCCTTTCTACCAACGCAATGGGTTGTAACGGAACGGCAGCTTGGAAGACTCACAAAAGAGGAGCATTCTTCGCGAATCCTTGTTTTACGCAAATCCACCCAACTTGTATTCCACGTTCGGGAGATTATCAATCAAAATTGACATTGATGTCTGAATCGCTTCGTAACGACGGACGTATTTGGGTGCCTAAAAATATGGACGATGTGTATGCTATCCGTGAAGGACGTAAAAAACCAACTGAAATTGCAGAGCAAGACCGTGATTATTACTTGGAAAGACGTTATCCTGCTTTCGGAAACTTGGCTCCGCGTGATATCGCTTCACGTGCTGCCAAAGAGCGTTGCGATGCAGGTTACGGGGTAAATGCAACAGGTGAGGCTGTGTATTTGGACTTCTCTTCTGCCATTGAACGCTACGGAAGAGAACAATGTAAAATCCACGGAATTGAAAATCCTTCCAAAGAAGAAATTATAAAAAGAGGAGAAAAAATCATTGAAGCAAAATACGGAAACCTTTTCCAAATGTATGAAAAAATCGTTGATGAAAATCCGTATAAAACACCGATGATGATTTATCCGGCAACGCACTACACAATGGGCGGAATTTGGGTAGATTACAACTTAATGACTACAATACCAGGATGTTACTGTATCGGTGAGGCGAACTTCTCTGATCACGGAGCAAACCGATTAGGAGCTTCTGCTTTGATGCAAGGTTTGGCAGACGGATATTTCGTTCTTCCTTATACTATCGGAGATTATTTGGCGGCTGACATTCGTACAGGAAAAATCTCAACAGATTTGCCTGAATTCGTTGAAGCAGAGCGTGTTGTAAAAGAGCGTTTGGCATTCTTCATCAATAATAAAGGAACGAATTCGGTAGATTATTACCACAAAAAACTTGGAAAAGTGATGTGGGATAAAGTAGGAATGGCACGTAACGCACAAGGATTGAGAGAAGCTATTCAGGAAATTCGTGAAATTCGTGAAGACTTCTGGAAAAACGTTAAAGTTACGGGAGAACTTACAGGAATGAACACCGAGCTTGAAAAAGCAGGTCGTGTAGCCGATTTCTTGGAGCTTGGTGAACTTTTTGCCAAAGATGCTTTAGAAAGAAACGAATCGTGCGGAGGTCACTTCCGTGAAGAGTATCAAACTCCTGATGGTGAGGCACTTCGTGATGACGAGCACTATGCATATGTAGCTGCTTGGGAATATACAGGAAACCCTAACGAGGTGAAATGTACTTACAACCCAAGTGAGGAAATTATGCATAAAGAAGAATTAGAATTTAAAGATATAAAATTAGCACAACGTAGTTATAAATAA